A single window of Okeanomitos corallinicola TIOX110 DNA harbors:
- a CDS encoding IS5 family transposase (programmed frameshift), translating to MYRKQKQQDTQAEEFELPFGGKLAADNRWVILAKIIPWTEFVAEYAAIFTEVLGAPAKTFRMALGALIIKEKLGTSDRETVEQIRENPYLQYFIGMSAYSNHSPFDPSMLVHFRERIDMNLVNRLNQKIVKQVLESQEEEEVKAKKSEVEDSKSEVKNRGKLILDASCAPADISYPTDLGLLNQARKHTETIIDILYNSVKVKNSNKPRTYRKIARKEYLLVARKKKVKSAERRKAIKKQLQYIKRNLAYIQQLMNAGASLLELSNRQYKMLLVVAEVYRQQLWLYEHEKRSIEDRIVSLSQPHIRPIVRGKAAKNTEFGAKFSASYFNGYVFLDHISWDNFNESGDLKSQVEAYKNYTGYYPESVHVDKIYRNRENRDWCKERGIRISGPPLGRPPKNVSKETKKQAQEDERIRNSIEGKFGQGKRRFSLGRVMAKLPHTSLTSIAISFLVMNLSTLLSRLLWGFFCQFFRITSFFPWFISEIDYLVKFRQQKLIFISA from the exons ATGTATCGCAAACAAAAACAACAAGACACGCAAGCGGAAGAATTTGAGTTACCCTTTGGGGGAAAACTAGCAGCAGATAACCGTTGGGTAATCTTGGCGAAAATAATACCTTGGACAGAA TTTGTTGCAGAATACGCAGCCATATTTACTGAAGTTTTAGGCGCACCAGCCAAAACATTTAGAATGGCATTGGGAGCATTAATAATTAAAGAGAAACTAGGAACAAGTGATAGGGAAACAGTAGAACAGATTAGAGAAAACCCTTATCTGCAATACTTTATAGGAATGTCAGCCTATAGTAATCATTCCCCATTTGACCCATCAATGCTAGTTCATTTTCGAGAAAGAATAGATATGAACCTAGTAAACAGATTGAATCAAAAGATAGTCAAACAAGTATTAGAAAGTCAAGAGGAGGAAGAAGTAAAAGCAAAAAAGTCAGAAGTCGAGGATTCAAAAAGTGAGGTGAAGAATCGAGGTAAATTAATATTAGATGCTAGTTGTGCGCCAGCAGACATCAGTTATCCCACAGATTTAGGATTATTAAATCAAGCCAGAAAGCACACAGAAACAATAATAGATATATTATATAACTCTGTAAAAGTAAAAAATAGCAACAAACCAAGAACCTACAGAAAAATAGCCAGAAAAGAATATTTATTAGTAGCCAGAAAAAAGAAAGTAAAATCCGCTGAAAGAAGAAAAGCTATCAAGAAGCAACTGCAATATATCAAAAGAAACCTAGCCTATATTCAACAACTAATGAATGCGGGTGCGTCACTCTTAGAATTGAGCAACAGACAATATAAAATGTTGCTAGTAGTGGCAGAAGTGTATCGTCAACAACTATGGTTATATGAACATGAGAAACGGAGTATAGAAGACAGGATAGTCAGTTTAAGTCAACCACATATTCGTCCGATAGTACGTGGTAAAGCCGCTAAAAACACGGAATTTGGGGCAAAGTTCTCAGCTAGTTATTTCAATGGTTATGTATTTTTAGACCATATTAGTTGGGATAATTTTAATGAATCAGGAGACTTAAAATCTCAAGTAGAAGCCTACAAAAATTACACCGGATATTATCCTGAATCTGTTCATGTAGATAAAATTTACCGTAATAGGGAGAATCGAGATTGGTGTAAAGAAAGAGGAATTAGAATTAGTGGACCACCACTGGGTAGACCACCTAAAAATGTCAGTAAAGAAACAAAGAAACAAGCACAAGAAGATGAACGGATTCGTAATTCTATTGAGGGGAAATTCGGACAAGGGAAAAGAAGATTTAGCCTGGGTAGAGTCATGGCTAAATTGCCTCATACTTCTTTAACTTCGATTGCTATTTCCTTCTTAGTTATGAATCTTTCTACCCTGTTATCAAGGCTTTTGTGGGGATTTTTTTGTCAATTTTTCAGAATTACGTCTTTTTTCCCTTGGTTCATTAGTGAAATTGATTATTTAGTGAAGTTTAGACAACAAAAACTTATCTTTATTTCTGCTTGA
- a CDS encoding IS1634 family transposase — translation MKLKPQEIEIQNIDHLGIVAGIIDAIGLVEIINEIIGVEKDEKVSAGQVVKVMIINGLGFVSKPLYMFPKYFETIACEHLIGTGVKPEYLNDDKLGRVMDKLFIKGLDTIFFIIAVKAAQKFGVSLSTSHLDSSSMHVHGDYNTSLPEVIFESQKVGDNQELEELAVKSPKEITITYGYSRDHRPDLKQFIIEMICSGDGDIPIFLKLASGNQADSSCFGKIAVEYQKQLEVNSLIVADSALYTESNLKMMSDLRWLCRVPLSIKAAKSLISTIPESEFIDSKIPGYKLASKTENYAGIEQRWLVVQSQERRESDLRKLTQKVTKAELKAVQDLKKLSQEEFACEADAIKALLKLSKQFKYHQINESKVTQVKSKTKDSSEGISYQISATVSEDESKINTEVLSAGRFIIATNVLDSQELSNDSILSEYKAQQSCERGFGFLKDPLFFADSIFLKSPERIESLGMIMGLCLLVYTLAQRQIRNALKESKSTIKNQLGKATNRPTLRWIFQCFQCIHLVILNQEEHISNWNKDRDFILRLLPDDCLRYYQLVT, via the coding sequence GTGAAATTAAAACCTCAAGAAATAGAAATTCAGAACATAGACCATCTAGGGATAGTAGCAGGAATAATAGACGCGATAGGATTAGTAGAAATAATCAACGAAATAATAGGAGTCGAAAAAGACGAGAAAGTCAGTGCAGGTCAAGTAGTAAAAGTCATGATAATAAACGGGTTAGGATTTGTATCGAAACCGTTATATATGTTTCCCAAATATTTTGAAACAATCGCCTGTGAACATCTAATAGGAACAGGAGTAAAGCCAGAATATCTCAACGACGATAAACTGGGGAGAGTCATGGATAAACTATTTATCAAAGGATTGGATACAATCTTTTTTATCATCGCAGTAAAAGCAGCCCAAAAATTTGGAGTATCACTATCAACATCACACCTAGATTCATCATCAATGCACGTACATGGGGATTATAACACTAGCTTGCCAGAAGTAATATTTGAGAGTCAAAAAGTAGGAGATAATCAAGAATTAGAAGAATTAGCAGTAAAATCACCAAAAGAAATAACCATCACCTACGGTTATTCCCGTGACCACAGACCAGACTTAAAACAATTCATCATAGAAATGATATGTTCAGGAGATGGAGACATACCAATATTTTTGAAATTAGCATCAGGAAACCAAGCAGACTCATCATGTTTTGGTAAAATAGCAGTAGAATATCAAAAACAATTAGAAGTTAATAGTCTCATCGTTGCTGACTCGGCTTTATATACAGAATCAAACCTGAAAATGATGTCAGATTTACGTTGGTTATGTCGAGTACCATTAAGTATAAAAGCAGCGAAATCATTAATTTCAACAATCCCCGAATCAGAATTTATTGATAGTAAAATACCAGGATATAAATTAGCATCAAAAACCGAAAATTATGCCGGAATAGAACAGAGATGGTTAGTAGTGCAAAGTCAAGAAAGAAGAGAATCAGACCTGCGTAAGCTCACACAAAAAGTTACCAAAGCCGAATTAAAAGCTGTGCAAGATTTGAAAAAGTTATCACAAGAGGAATTTGCTTGTGAGGCTGATGCTATCAAGGCATTATTAAAATTATCAAAACAGTTCAAATATCACCAAATTAACGAAAGTAAGGTTACTCAAGTCAAATCCAAGACAAAAGATTCCTCAGAAGGTATATCTTATCAAATATCAGCTACAGTCTCCGAGGACGAAAGTAAAATTAATACGGAAGTGCTGAGTGCAGGGCGTTTTATTATTGCCACCAATGTTTTAGATTCACAGGAACTAAGTAATGATTCTATTTTGAGTGAATATAAAGCTCAACAATCATGTGAGAGGGGGTTTGGTTTTCTCAAAGACCCATTATTTTTTGCAGACAGTATTTTCCTCAAAAGTCCTGAAAGAATAGAGTCTTTGGGGATGATTATGGGTTTATGTCTACTGGTTTATACTTTGGCTCAACGTCAAATTAGAAATGCTCTGAAAGAGTCTAAATCAACAATTAAAAATCAATTAGGTAAAGCAACTAACCGCCCTACTTTACGCTGGATTTTTCAATGCTTTCAATGTATTCATTTGGTTATACTCAATCAGGAAGAACATATTTCTAATTGGAATAAAGACAGAGATTTTATCTTGCGCCTTTTACCAGATGATTGTTTACGTTACTATCAATTAGTCACTTAA
- a CDS encoding ParB/RepB/Spo0J family partition protein has translation MSSRRDRPYQQMKPLDILFGESQSVAEIVAIESICLPQQQPRRYFDPQAMQELVESVRQHGILQPLLVRSRPDNKHELVAGERRYRAAKEVGLAEVPVVIRELNDEEAMQLSLIENLCREDLNPVEETEGILQLLAIRLGSEVADITPLLYRMKNAADKEEESRHNVMPNPEAQVVEEVFTSLGLMTWESFVKNRLPLLNLSEDVLTALREGKIAYTKAKVIARIKDETARQELLAVAIAENLSLSQIQSRIKAIQPPSDPDQRKERIEGTMKRVKQAKVWEDQQKWSRLETLLAQIEELLVQE, from the coding sequence ATGAGTAGTAGGCGCGATCGCCCATATCAACAAATGAAACCTTTGGATATCCTGTTTGGGGAATCTCAATCTGTAGCTGAAATAGTTGCTATTGAATCAATTTGTCTCCCACAGCAGCAACCAAGGCGTTACTTCGACCCACAAGCAATGCAGGAATTAGTAGAGTCCGTGCGGCAACATGGGATTCTACAACCACTGCTGGTGCGTTCTCGTCCAGATAATAAACATGAACTGGTAGCTGGAGAAAGACGCTATCGAGCAGCAAAAGAAGTTGGTCTAGCGGAAGTGCCAGTTGTAATTCGAGAACTCAACGATGAAGAAGCTATGCAGCTTTCTTTGATTGAGAACCTCTGCCGTGAGGATTTGAACCCAGTTGAGGAAACTGAGGGGATATTGCAACTTTTAGCCATTCGTTTAGGGAGTGAAGTTGCCGATATTACTCCTTTGTTGTATAGAATGAAAAATGCAGCAGACAAGGAAGAAGAGTCTAGGCATAACGTTATGCCTAACCCAGAAGCTCAAGTAGTGGAAGAAGTGTTTACGAGTTTGGGGTTAATGACTTGGGAATCCTTTGTAAAAAATCGTCTGCCATTATTAAACTTGTCGGAAGATGTGTTAACAGCACTGCGTGAAGGGAAAATTGCTTACACAAAAGCGAAAGTGATAGCTCGAATTAAAGACGAGACTGCACGCCAAGAATTACTAGCAGTGGCAATTGCGGAAAACTTGTCTCTATCTCAAATCCAGTCACGAATTAAAGCTATACAACCTCCTTCTGATCCTGATCAACGTAAAGAGCGGATAGAAGGAACAATGAAGCGAGTGAAACAGGCTAAGGTTTGGGAAGACCAACAGAAATGGAGTCGTTTAGAAACACTCCTAGCACAAATAGAAGAATTGCTTGTTCAGGAATAA
- a CDS encoding ParA family protein has translation MTRIITLFNQSGGVGKSSLAMNLAYHLQERKHRVLLIDMDPQGSLTTFMGLDPTALEQTVYDSILHSVPLPIQTQVHGIDLAPANINLSAAELELVVADMRDIRLKEALEPIVDQYDFILIDCPPSLGLLSYISLVAATHVLVPIQTQYKAFCGTELLLNTVARVRSRPNRKLAIAGFIPTMYDGRNIQDARTLEAIQQQLAAVGVVYPAIPRSTAFADASEDHVPLAVYNRRHPAVPILKKIAQGLEKL, from the coding sequence TTGACACGTATAATTACACTTTTTAATCAGTCTGGTGGTGTAGGTAAATCGAGTTTAGCCATGAATCTTGCCTACCATTTGCAGGAACGTAAACATCGCGTACTGTTGATAGATATGGACCCTCAAGGGTCGCTTACAACTTTTATGGGGCTAGACCCGACAGCATTAGAGCAAACTGTTTATGACTCCATTTTGCATTCTGTCCCATTACCAATTCAAACTCAAGTTCATGGTATAGATTTAGCTCCTGCCAATATTAATTTGAGTGCTGCCGAATTAGAATTAGTGGTAGCAGATATGCGAGATATTCGACTCAAAGAAGCTTTAGAACCAATAGTTGATCAATATGATTTTATATTGATAGATTGTCCACCTAGTTTGGGATTGCTGAGTTACATCAGTTTAGTAGCAGCCACTCACGTTTTAGTTCCAATTCAAACTCAATACAAAGCATTTTGTGGAACTGAGTTATTGTTAAATACGGTTGCCAGAGTGCGATCGCGTCCCAATCGTAAACTAGCGATCGCTGGGTTTATTCCCACTATGTACGATGGTCGCAATATTCAGGATGCCCGAACTTTAGAAGCTATCCAACAACAATTAGCAGCAGTGGGTGTGGTCTACCCAGCTATTCCTCGTTCTACAGCTTTTGCTGACGCATCCGAAGATCATGTACCTTTGGCAGTCTATAATCGCAGACACCCTGCTGTGCCTATTCTCAAGAAAATTGCACAAGGTTTAGAAAAATTATGA
- a CDS encoding transposase has protein sequence MLVFEFKVYGKSVQLTAIDDAIRTAQFVRNSCIRLWMDVKGTGKNDLQKYCAVLAANFPFANELNSMARQASAERAWSSITRFYDNCKKGISGKKGFPQFQKDCRSVEYKTSGWKLADNRKFITFTDKKGIGRLKIKGTRDLHFYQINQIKRVRLVKRADGYYCQFCIDVIRQENIEPSGNTIGLDVGLKEYCTDSNGVMVENPKFLREGEKVLKRSQRRVSRKVKGSKNRGKARQILGKRHLKISRQRKDHAVKLARCVVQSNDLIAYEDLRIKNLVKNHCLAKSINDASWYQFRVWLEYFGLVFKKVTVTVNPQYTSQECSSCGEVVKKTLSTRTHVCQCGCVMDRDKNAARNILSRGLSTVGHTGTFALDASNAWGDETSTLSGASLVEQVMS, from the coding sequence ATGCTTGTTTTTGAGTTTAAAGTTTATGGGAAATCAGTTCAGTTAACAGCAATAGATGATGCAATTCGGACTGCACAATTCGTTCGTAATAGCTGTATTCGACTGTGGATGGACGTTAAAGGTACAGGTAAAAACGACTTGCAGAAATATTGTGCTGTTTTAGCTGCTAATTTTCCATTTGCTAATGAACTCAATTCAATGGCTAGACAAGCCAGTGCAGAAAGAGCATGGTCTTCTATCACCCGGTTTTATGATAATTGCAAAAAGGGTATTTCTGGTAAAAAGGGGTTTCCTCAGTTCCAAAAAGATTGTCGTTCTGTTGAATATAAAACATCAGGATGGAAGCTTGCAGATAATCGTAAATTCATTACTTTTACCGATAAAAAAGGTATTGGTAGATTAAAAATTAAAGGGACTCGTGACCTTCATTTCTACCAAATCAACCAAATAAAACGGGTGAGATTGGTAAAACGGGCTGACGGTTATTATTGTCAATTTTGTATTGATGTTATCCGTCAAGAAAACATAGAACCATCTGGTAACACTATTGGGTTAGATGTAGGTTTGAAAGAATACTGCACTGATTCTAATGGCGTAATGGTTGAGAATCCTAAGTTTCTTCGTGAAGGAGAAAAGGTTCTTAAACGTTCACAGCGTCGTGTTTCCAGAAAAGTCAAAGGGTCAAAAAATAGGGGTAAGGCTAGACAGATTTTAGGGAAACGCCATCTCAAAATAAGTAGGCAGCGTAAAGACCATGCTGTGAAGTTAGCACGGTGCGTAGTTCAGTCTAACGACTTGATAGCCTATGAAGATTTGAGAATTAAAAATCTGGTGAAAAATCATTGTTTAGCTAAGTCTATTAACGACGCATCCTGGTATCAGTTTCGTGTCTGGCTTGAATACTTTGGACTCGTATTTAAGAAAGTTACGGTAACGGTAAATCCACAATATACTAGCCAGGAATGCTCTAGCTGTGGTGAAGTTGTCAAGAAAACTCTATCTACTAGAACTCACGTTTGTCAGTGTGGGTGTGTAATGGATAGAGACAAAAATGCAGCTAGAAACATCCTTAGTCGGGGATTGAGTACCGTAGGGCATACGGGAACTTTTGCGCTAGACGCAAGTAACGCTTGGGGAGATGAAACCTCTACTCTATCTGGCGCCAGCCTGGTTGAGCAAGTTATGTCTTAG
- a CDS encoding helix-turn-helix transcriptional regulator: MKVRRTIDIEIPGLGKRIRQAREADKRSLAEICRQIPMTTMNWYKIESEETKALPIETLQRIEEVLNVNFGIKFYE, encoded by the coding sequence ATGAAAGTTAGAAGAACGATAGATATAGAAATACCCGGTTTGGGCAAGAGAATTAGACAAGCTAGGGAAGCGGATAAACGCTCTTTAGCGGAAATATGTCGTCAAATCCCCATGACAACTATGAATTGGTACAAAATAGAATCTGAAGAAACCAAAGCTTTGCCAATTGAAACTTTACAGCGCATTGAAGAGGTGCTGAATGTTAATTTTGGTATTAAATTTTATGAATAA
- a CDS encoding hybrid sensor histidine kinase/response regulator, with the protein MTSLFWNPSSTESILWIDDSAKNVCLLKSILKQQGYRLTLANNDTEALTKIAESPPDLVILNTSISNINNGKITQQIKQNCDLPFIPVLLIVNCDQPSLIRGLQVGADEFLMKPVEQKELLAKVRLLLRLKHSINQRYQLARQRCEDFVIKLTHDLRTPLTSTIQLLQMIQKGNFGHNFSEIRKHLQLLTESNQTLLSMVENVLEVYQYEAGCKDLEFFLVDLWELAQKVVQELKPLAVVKNVALNAKLNNTQPSAVRVRGDRIELYRLLTNLVGNAIRFTDNGSVEIRLNSHYQQVIIAVEDTGIGISKSEQVHLFERFRQGKHQRQGNGLGLCLCRQIVEAHQGNIYVSSTLGKGSIFTVSLPAL; encoded by the coding sequence ATGACATCTTTATTTTGGAATCCAAGCTCAACAGAAAGTATCCTTTGGATAGATGACTCAGCCAAAAATGTTTGCTTGCTCAAATCTATACTCAAGCAACAAGGATACAGGCTAACACTAGCAAACAATGATACAGAAGCCTTGACTAAGATTGCAGAATCTCCACCTGACTTAGTAATTTTAAATACCTCTATTTCTAATATTAATAACGGTAAAATCACTCAACAAATTAAGCAGAATTGTGATTTACCTTTCATACCTGTGTTGCTGATTGTAAATTGTGATCAGCCTAGTTTGATTCGCGGTTTACAAGTTGGTGCTGATGAATTTTTGATGAAACCTGTAGAACAAAAAGAATTGTTAGCAAAAGTCCGTTTACTCCTTCGGCTTAAACATAGTATCAATCAAAGATATCAACTTGCTCGACAGCGATGTGAAGATTTTGTGATCAAGCTGACTCATGATTTACGCACTCCTTTGACCTCAACAATTCAACTTTTGCAAATGATTCAAAAAGGAAATTTTGGTCATAATTTCTCAGAGATAAGGAAACATCTGCAATTACTAACTGAAAGTAATCAAACGCTACTGTCAATGGTGGAAAATGTGCTGGAGGTTTATCAGTATGAAGCTGGATGTAAGGACTTAGAATTTTTTCTCGTTGACTTATGGGAATTAGCTCAAAAAGTAGTTCAGGAACTCAAACCTTTAGCTGTTGTCAAAAACGTAGCTCTGAATGCTAAATTAAACAACACACAACCATCTGCGGTGAGAGTGCGGGGTGATAGAATAGAACTTTATCGACTGCTAACTAACTTAGTGGGTAATGCTATTCGTTTTACAGATAATGGTTCAGTAGAAATACGACTTAATTCCCACTACCAACAGGTAATAATTGCTGTCGAAGATACTGGAATTGGTATTAGTAAATCAGAGCAAGTACACTTATTTGAACGTTTTCGACAGGGTAAACATCAACGTCAAGGTAATGGTCTAGGATTATGTTTGTGCCGTCAGATTGTAGAAGCCCATCAAGGAAATATCTATGTTTCATCAACTTTAGGTAAAGGTAGCATTTTTACTGTTTCTTTACCTGCGTTATAG